In a single window of the Melioribacteraceae bacterium genome:
- a CDS encoding vitamin B12-dependent ribonucleotide reductase: MKISRYFTTSGKDPFETIEFTKRTSEIKNPDGSVVFKMEDVLVPTHWSQVATDVIAQKYFRKAGVPRLLKKLKENDIPKWLQPSAADTKTLEELPEKDRYGSETDARQVFHRLAGTWTYWGYKAKFFDTEEDAKAFYDELCYMFANQYAAPNSPQWFNTGLNWAYGINGPSQGHYYVDFETGVLTASDDAYTHPQPHACFIQSVSDDLVNEGGIMDLWVREARLFKYGSGTGSNFSNVRGSNEPLSGGGKSSGLMSFLKIGDRSAGAIKSGGTTRRAAKMVTLDIDHPDIAEYINWKVVEEQKVASLVAGSKLCNFHLNNIMKACYEEHPENDRFNKRTNLKLRKAVLEARKVHISENYIERVIKLAKLGFKSIEFPVYNTDWNSEAYTTVSGQNSNNSVRVTNEFMNAVINDSNWNLYFRVEKNKAAKEGRAPKACKTLPAKELWDDIAYAAWASADPGLQYDTTINEWHTCPESGRIKASNPCSEYMFLDDTACNLASLNLVKFYDVDKEKFDVEAYRHATRLWTMVLEISVLMAQYPSKEIAQLSYEFRTLGLGYANLGSLLMQQGIPYDSKEAIAICGALTSIMHMRAYATSAEMAKELGTFPRFKENKNDMLRVIRNHKRAAYNVRKEEYEGLSIFPVGINPEYCPSDLLEAAREDSDMALELGEKYGYRNAQVTVIAPTGTIGLVMDCDTTGIEPDFALVKFKKLAGGGYFKIINQSIPPALKRLGYNDDQVKEIVKYAKGSGSLHGCPYINFESLKAKGFTDEVLNKVEAILPSVFELSFAFNKFTIGEKFLKHNLGITEEKMNNFSFDLLSELGFSKEVIASANDYVCGTMTIEGAPFLKHEHYPVFDCANKCGKKGSRFIKSEAHIWMMAAAQPFISGAISKTINLPNNATIDDIKFAYLQSWKLGTKANALYRDGSKLSQPLNTLTEEEVEDLLEKKDDNDIIKIAEKIIHRYIAKRRRLPDRRSGYTQKVKINGQTVYIRTGEYENGQLGEVFIDMHKEGAAFRSLLNCFAISISLGLQHGVPLEEFVDAFVFTRFEPSGVLTGHKRIKMATSVIDYIFRELAVGYLGRNDLAHVDEDEVAHKSDHRSHVIEPDFESEEIVSQKTYETGYSNELIERIENDKTEQKGRAITLHSNIQRAIQAGYTGDICPECQSMTMVRNGTCLKCTTCGSTTGCS; the protein is encoded by the coding sequence ATGAAAATCAGTCGTTATTTTACAACTAGTGGTAAAGACCCATTCGAAACAATAGAATTCACAAAAAGAACATCAGAAATAAAAAACCCCGATGGGTCAGTAGTTTTTAAAATGGAGGATGTTTTAGTTCCAACCCACTGGTCGCAAGTAGCAACCGATGTAATAGCTCAAAAATATTTTAGAAAAGCTGGTGTGCCACGACTTCTAAAAAAGTTAAAAGAAAATGATATCCCTAAATGGTTACAGCCATCTGCGGCAGATACTAAAACTTTAGAAGAATTACCTGAAAAAGATAGATATGGTTCTGAGACTGATGCTCGACAAGTATTTCATCGTTTAGCCGGCACTTGGACATACTGGGGATATAAAGCTAAGTTTTTTGATACAGAAGAAGATGCAAAAGCTTTTTATGATGAATTATGTTATATGTTCGCAAATCAATACGCCGCACCAAACTCTCCCCAATGGTTTAACACAGGTTTGAATTGGGCTTACGGAATTAATGGTCCATCGCAAGGTCATTATTATGTAGATTTTGAAACGGGTGTACTTACCGCATCGGATGATGCCTACACGCATCCGCAACCACACGCATGTTTCATTCAATCAGTATCCGATGATTTGGTTAATGAAGGCGGGATAATGGATTTGTGGGTTAGAGAAGCCCGTCTATTTAAATATGGTTCTGGTACAGGATCAAATTTTTCTAATGTAAGAGGATCAAATGAACCATTGAGCGGAGGAGGAAAATCATCCGGCTTGATGTCATTCCTCAAAATTGGAGATAGATCTGCCGGTGCAATTAAATCGGGAGGTACCACCCGTCGTGCGGCAAAAATGGTTACACTCGATATCGATCATCCTGATATAGCCGAATATATTAATTGGAAAGTAGTGGAAGAACAGAAAGTAGCTTCGCTTGTTGCAGGTTCTAAACTGTGCAATTTCCATTTAAATAATATTATGAAAGCTTGTTACGAGGAACATCCGGAAAATGATAGATTCAACAAACGCACAAATCTTAAATTAAGAAAAGCAGTTCTGGAAGCTAGAAAAGTACACATCTCAGAAAATTATATTGAACGAGTTATTAAACTTGCCAAACTTGGTTTTAAAAGTATAGAGTTCCCTGTTTATAATACTGATTGGAATTCAGAAGCTTATACTACTGTGTCCGGCCAGAATTCAAATAATTCCGTTCGTGTTACAAATGAATTTATGAATGCTGTAATTAATGACAGCAATTGGAATCTATATTTCAGAGTAGAAAAAAATAAAGCCGCAAAAGAGGGAAGAGCACCAAAAGCCTGTAAAACTTTACCCGCAAAAGAATTGTGGGATGATATTGCTTACGCGGCATGGGCTTCGGCAGATCCGGGACTCCAATATGATACCACAATTAATGAATGGCATACATGTCCGGAGAGTGGAAGAATTAAAGCATCAAATCCATGTAGCGAATATATGTTCCTCGACGATACCGCTTGTAATTTAGCATCATTAAATCTCGTTAAATTTTATGATGTAGATAAAGAAAAATTTGATGTTGAAGCCTATCGTCACGCAACCCGTCTATGGACAATGGTTCTAGAAATAAGTGTTCTGATGGCTCAGTACCCTTCAAAAGAAATTGCCCAGCTAAGTTATGAATTTAGAACTTTAGGTTTGGGTTACGCAAATTTAGGTTCTTTATTAATGCAACAGGGAATTCCTTACGATAGTAAAGAGGCAATCGCAATTTGCGGAGCGTTGACTTCAATTATGCATATGCGCGCATACGCTACATCGGCTGAGATGGCAAAAGAACTTGGCACATTTCCTCGATTCAAAGAAAATAAAAATGATATGCTGAGGGTAATCAGAAATCATAAGCGAGCCGCTTATAATGTTAGGAAAGAAGAATATGAGGGATTGTCAATATTCCCGGTAGGTATTAATCCCGAGTACTGTCCATCAGATTTATTGGAAGCCGCAAGAGAAGATTCTGATATGGCTTTAGAACTGGGCGAAAAATATGGTTACAGAAATGCACAAGTTACAGTGATTGCCCCAACCGGTACTATAGGTTTAGTAATGGATTGCGATACAACAGGCATTGAGCCCGACTTCGCTTTAGTGAAATTTAAAAAATTAGCCGGCGGCGGATATTTCAAAATTATAAATCAATCTATCCCACCAGCCTTAAAACGTCTCGGTTATAATGATGATCAAGTAAAAGAGATCGTTAAATATGCAAAAGGGTCTGGATCTCTTCATGGCTGTCCATATATAAATTTTGAATCGTTGAAGGCAAAAGGATTCACCGATGAGGTATTAAATAAAGTTGAGGCCATTTTACCATCAGTTTTTGAGTTGAGTTTTGCATTCAACAAATTTACTATCGGTGAAAAATTTCTTAAACATAATCTAGGTATTACAGAAGAAAAGATGAATAATTTTTCATTCGATCTTTTGAGCGAACTAGGATTTTCAAAAGAAGTAATTGCATCGGCCAACGATTATGTATGCGGAACAATGACAATTGAAGGCGCACCATTCCTTAAACACGAGCATTACCCAGTATTTGACTGCGCCAATAAATGTGGTAAAAAAGGATCACGCTTCATTAAATCGGAAGCTCATATTTGGATGATGGCAGCGGCACAACCGTTTATCAGCGGCGCAATTTCAAAAACTATAAACCTTCCCAACAATGCAACAATCGATGATATTAAATTTGCGTATTTGCAATCATGGAAATTAGGAACTAAAGCCAATGCGCTTTATCGTGACGGCTCCAAACTCTCCCAACCTCTTAATACTCTGACTGAAGAAGAAGTTGAGGATTTATTAGAGAAAAAAGATGATAACGATATCATCAAAATTGCCGAAAAAATTATCCACCGCTACATTGCAAAACGCCGAAGACTTCCAGATAGAAGAAGTGGCTATACTCAAAAAGTAAAAATTAATGGTCAAACTGTTTATATAAGAACAGGTGAGTATGAAAATGGACAGCTTGGCGAAGTATTTATTGATATGCACAAAGAGGGAGCGGCATTTAGAAGTTTGTTGAACTGTTTTGCTATCTCAATTTCCTTGGGATTACAGCATGGTGTACCCCTCGAAGAATTTGTTGACGCTTTTGTGTTTACAAGATTCGAGCCGAGCGGAGTTCTAACCGGTCACAAGAGAATTAAAATGGCTACTTCAGTAATTGATTATATATTCCGGGAATTAGCTGTTGGCTACCTCGGCAGAAATGATTTAGCCCATGTTGATGAAGATGAAGTTGCACATAAAAGCGATCATCGCTCCCATGTAATTGAACCCGATTTTGAGAGTGAGGAAATTGTTAGTCAAAAAACTTATGAAACCGGCTACTCGAACGAATTAATCGAACGAATAGAGAATGATAAAACAGAGCAGAAGGGAAGAGCTATTACATTACATAGCAATATTCAAAGAGCAATTCAGGCCGGTTACACAGGTGATATCTGTCCCGAATGCCAGAGTATGACTATGGTACGAAACGGCACCTGTTTGAAGTGCACAACTTGCGGCTCAACAACAGGATGTAGTTAA
- a CDS encoding phage Gp37/Gp68 family protein, whose protein sequence is MAANSKIEWTELTWNPTTGCNKISTGCKFCYAEVMARRLKAMGQKKYKNGFKLTLHEDALETPYSWKQQKIVFVNSMSDLFHKEISIDFIQKVFKVMNENPQHVFQILTKRSDILLKHDKKLNWTSNIWMGVSVENDNFYQRIRDLQKTHAKRKFLSCEPLLGPLKRLPLKGIDWVIVGGESGRKPRPMERAWVESIQIQCTAAGAKFFFKQWGGTNKKKTGRILNGRTYDDMPDVKIDLSGE, encoded by the coding sequence ATGGCAGCTAACTCAAAAATAGAGTGGACAGAATTGACCTGGAACCCTACAACCGGGTGTAATAAAATTTCGACCGGGTGCAAATTCTGTTATGCTGAGGTTATGGCCAGAAGGTTGAAGGCTATGGGACAAAAAAAATATAAGAATGGCTTTAAACTAACACTTCACGAGGATGCATTAGAAACCCCCTACTCATGGAAGCAACAAAAAATAGTTTTTGTAAATTCTATGAGTGATCTATTTCACAAAGAAATATCGATAGATTTTATTCAAAAAGTATTCAAAGTCATGAACGAAAATCCTCAACATGTATTTCAAATATTAACAAAAAGATCAGATATTCTTCTAAAGCATGATAAGAAACTAAATTGGACTAGTAATATTTGGATGGGAGTTTCCGTTGAAAATGATAATTTTTATCAGAGAATAAGAGATTTACAGAAGACTCACGCCAAAAGGAAATTTTTATCATGTGAACCATTATTAGGCCCACTAAAGAGATTACCGCTAAAAGGGATTGATTGGGTGATTGTCGGGGGTGAGAGTGGCCGTAAGCCCAGACCAATGGAAAGGGCCTGGGTTGAATCCATTCAAATTCAATGTACAGCCGCCGGCGCCAAATTTTTCTTTAAACAGTGGGGTGGGACGAATAAGAAAAAGACAGGTAGGATATTAAATGGCCGGACTTATGATGATATGCCTGATGTCAAGATAGACCTGAGTGGCGAGTAA
- the malQ gene encoding 4-alpha-glucanotransferase yields the protein MKIQRSAGVLLHPTSLPGKFGIGDLGPNAYKFIDFLQSAGQNLWQVFPLGPTGYGDSPYQCFSAFAGNPLLISPELLHSNGFLSDDDLNGFPEFNPYQIDFGALIPVKNQLLRNAYSNFIAQDNKIELVASDFINANKFWLDDFALFMAAKQYHGGILWTQWDQSIAFRKNIDEWKAKLKDEIDYQIFLQFTFISQWNNLKNYVHSKGIKIIGDLPIFIAYDSADLWANKKFFTVNEDGSLKFVAGVPPDYFSATGQLWGNPLYKWKEMEKDNFGWWKARVKQLLQFVDIVRIDHFRGLDAYWEIAGNATTAINGRWVKAPGEKLFYELKKEFGDLPIIAEDLGVITDSVTELREKFDLPGIKILQFGLGENGDRKFLPHNHVKNCVLHTGSHDNETTKGFLESERSKNSGIYEWAQNYFNYYGDDLTFHLIKSAYSSVANIVVIPMQDILNLGNEARMNFPGRLGGNWNWRFTWDQINNGIIDTYKNLSIIYERPPTKIDDPVIINIEEE from the coding sequence ATGAAAATTCAAAGATCGGCCGGAGTTTTACTCCATCCAACTTCACTACCGGGAAAATTTGGTATTGGAGATTTGGGACCTAACGCGTATAAGTTCATTGATTTCCTCCAATCAGCCGGTCAAAATTTGTGGCAGGTATTCCCACTCGGACCAACAGGATATGGCGATTCTCCATATCAATGCTTCTCTGCATTTGCGGGAAATCCATTGCTAATCAGTCCTGAGTTGCTTCATAGTAACGGTTTCTTAAGCGATGACGATTTAAATGGTTTCCCCGAGTTTAATCCCTACCAAATAGATTTCGGCGCATTAATTCCGGTTAAAAATCAATTGCTGCGAAATGCTTATTCCAACTTTATTGCTCAAGATAATAAAATAGAATTAGTTGCCTCGGATTTTATAAACGCAAATAAATTTTGGCTGGATGATTTCGCCCTTTTTATGGCCGCTAAACAATATCATGGTGGTATATTATGGACTCAATGGGATCAATCAATCGCATTCAGAAAAAATATCGATGAATGGAAAGCTAAGTTAAAAGATGAAATTGATTATCAAATTTTTCTTCAGTTTACTTTTATAAGTCAATGGAATAACCTAAAAAATTATGTTCATTCAAAGGGGATTAAAATTATTGGTGATCTTCCAATATTCATCGCCTATGATAGCGCAGACCTTTGGGCAAATAAAAAATTCTTTACAGTTAATGAAGATGGATCATTAAAATTTGTTGCCGGCGTACCCCCCGATTATTTTAGCGCTACAGGACAGCTCTGGGGAAATCCTCTTTATAAATGGAAAGAAATGGAGAAGGATAATTTTGGGTGGTGGAAAGCAAGAGTGAAACAGTTGCTTCAGTTTGTGGATATTGTTAGAATAGATCATTTCAGAGGATTGGATGCTTATTGGGAAATTGCCGGTAACGCAACCACTGCGATTAATGGCAGATGGGTAAAAGCCCCCGGTGAAAAATTATTTTATGAGTTAAAAAAAGAGTTTGGAGATTTACCAATCATCGCCGAAGATTTGGGAGTGATCACCGATTCTGTTACAGAACTTCGCGAGAAATTTGATTTACCGGGTATTAAAATTTTACAGTTTGGATTAGGCGAAAATGGTGATAGAAAATTTTTACCACACAATCATGTTAAGAATTGCGTTTTGCATACTGGTTCTCATGATAATGAAACTACAAAAGGTTTTTTAGAATCGGAGAGAAGTAAAAATTCCGGTATTTATGAATGGGCTCAAAATTATTTTAATTATTATGGGGATGATCTCACATTTCATTTAATAAAATCGGCATATTCATCTGTAGCCAATATTGTTGTTATTCCTATGCAGGATATATTAAATCTTGGGAATGAAGCACGAATGAATTTTCCGGGGAGATTAGGTGGAAATTGGAATTGGCGTTTTACCTGGGATCAAATTAATAATGGTATTATAGATACATACAAAAATCTATCTATTATATATGAACGCCCGCCAACCAAGATTGATGATCCGGTAATTATTAATATTGAAGAGGAATAA
- the tcmP gene encoding three-Cys-motif partner protein TcmP, which yields MSEFEYEFFDGKREWSRLKDNVIEHYLEPYLKKIKKLNKKIILVDSFAGPGLFDDGSKGSPLIICEAAEKYLSEDYGVFLINKNPDHHEQLSKNLRKYTDTGKVHAINLPANDFLIKLAKQITDEVVFIYLDPFGVVGIEYESILPFLRRSKSFSTELIINLSVPTILRLSCVDSYAEKGITPEIQSKHNTLSKVLGGDYWKNFLLNSAIDTDERIEELLEEYKSKLEEYFKYVGYCPVYATDERSKMKYCIFFASRHRDAKFLMNDIMATAYKKHIWNFLVRDTLFGEVEMKPEQMLDSYFETLEDIILEEIGNTKFCRIEIWNKIVYKYFMKYTRSDFHKCIRNLITKKKLIIEPLGNLNDETILYKN from the coding sequence ATGAGTGAGTTCGAATATGAGTTTTTTGATGGTAAACGAGAATGGTCTCGGTTGAAAGATAATGTTATTGAGCATTATCTTGAGCCATATCTAAAAAAAATTAAGAAATTAAATAAGAAAATAATTTTAGTAGATTCATTCGCTGGGCCGGGGCTATTTGATGATGGCTCCAAAGGATCGCCATTAATTATATGTGAGGCTGCAGAAAAATATTTATCGGAAGACTATGGAGTCTTTCTAATTAATAAAAATCCTGATCACCACGAGCAGCTCTCAAAAAATTTACGAAAGTATACCGATACTGGTAAAGTGCATGCGATTAATTTACCTGCCAATGATTTTTTAATCAAACTTGCGAAACAAATAACTGATGAGGTTGTTTTTATTTATTTAGATCCATTTGGAGTAGTTGGAATTGAGTATGAATCAATATTGCCGTTTTTAAGGCGTTCCAAGAGTTTTAGCACAGAATTAATAATTAATTTAAGCGTCCCAACTATACTTCGCCTATCATGCGTAGACTCGTATGCCGAAAAAGGTATTACCCCAGAGATACAAAGTAAACATAATACTCTAAGCAAAGTGCTTGGTGGAGATTATTGGAAGAATTTTTTATTAAACTCTGCGATCGACACGGATGAACGGATAGAGGAATTATTGGAAGAATATAAAAGTAAGTTAGAGGAATATTTTAAATATGTTGGGTATTGTCCCGTGTATGCAACTGATGAAAGAAGTAAGATGAAGTACTGCATATTTTTTGCTTCACGGCACAGGGATGCAAAGTTCCTGATGAACGATATAATGGCTACAGCTTATAAAAAGCACATTTGGAATTTTTTGGTTCGTGATACACTATTTGGAGAGGTCGAAATGAAACCAGAACAGATGCTTGATTCTTACTTTGAAACCCTAGAGGATATTATTTTGGAGGAAATAGGGAATACCAAATTTTGTAGAATTGAAATATGGAATAAAATTGTTTATAAGTATTTTATGAAGTATACTCGCTCCGATTTCCATAAATGTATAAGGAATCTCATTACCAAAAAGAAGTTGATAATCGAGCCGTTGGGAAATCTTAACGATGAAACTATATTATATAAAAATTAA
- a CDS encoding LamG domain-containing protein: MKTVKKNLIIERGDAYLGEDRLEIRVPGDWSTHKCSMGVKLDKLTPSSNLLIRKRNTLYNGSDDELEAIYDGSDTCFKISIQKEDTGDFLEPKYYWDLIAIDPSNGAKTKTLAKGEFKVEFDTQTEFDNTQLPTDAVRYFPVILSDIGAGKVVKINATEDDVEGVDVYTEGEADILLSGKVDKVTGKGLSTEDYSTNEKNKLSGIEAGAEVNNISDVNATHLTDGGVTTLHKHSYNNLDNLPDLTLKADLVEGKVPSTQLPSYVDDVVEVANYAALPVPGETGKIYVTLDDNKTYRWSGSGYVVISASLALGETSSTAYRGDRGKTAYDHSQVTHDKALVGLGNVDNTSDSTKNSATATLTNKTLSAPIITGATNITDAIFNRAVHSKGDEGGYRLDGVDDLVTIPDNDNLDFGIGDFSIVLNIRTGSDITSQQRVISKSFTNGYAVSILSGKLFVAIGGTTNLLSYDIQANKLYHIVVVRSDTNQASVYINGAVAVAGSVDGGSITNGDILAFGRRNTSAVDYFRGTIYSSQLFNRALTQSEVLAYYNNGSPTEYSMPYADRGASNTNLIGALNFASGWSLNSGVSVDNASQYTSTGNGGVYRNIGITTSNFFKIFRIRLAGTTTATSIKLGRINSSAFYYIEGLTGSFDTTFTFVGNGLSYGMALENVGAGTTNITTFEVITIGNVLDLQPQWAGQFGWIDNSGNRLHGQTSGSPIALAVGVNANYKDIKTAITGNTTLTNVIPKEYRIRGILVNNTTANAVTISIGTSSGGTQVVNAKACGAGLTFINDAEILAKIFSLTADQTLFVHSANWNSSSINVEFSLSKY; encoded by the coding sequence ATGAAGACTGTCAAAAAAAATTTAATAATAGAACGCGGTGATGCTTATCTCGGTGAGGATCGACTAGAGATTCGAGTTCCGGGTGATTGGAGCACCCATAAATGCAGTATGGGAGTAAAACTGGATAAACTTACTCCAAGCTCCAATCTATTAATCAGGAAAAGGAATACTTTATATAATGGTAGTGATGATGAACTTGAAGCCATTTATGATGGTTCCGATACTTGTTTCAAAATATCAATCCAGAAAGAAGATACCGGGGATTTTCTTGAACCAAAATATTACTGGGATTTAATTGCGATCGATCCTTCCAATGGTGCTAAAACAAAAACTCTTGCAAAAGGTGAGTTCAAAGTTGAGTTTGACACCCAGACAGAATTTGACAATACACAACTACCCACTGATGCAGTGCGCTATTTCCCAGTTATACTTTCCGATATTGGCGCGGGCAAAGTAGTAAAAATAAACGCAACTGAAGATGATGTTGAAGGGGTTGATGTTTACACCGAGGGGGAAGCTGATATTCTACTCTCCGGCAAAGTTGATAAAGTAACCGGCAAAGGTTTATCAACTGAAGATTATAGCACAAACGAAAAGAATAAACTATCGGGCATTGAAGCCGGCGCTGAAGTAAATAATATTAGCGATGTAAACGCCACCCATTTAACCGATGGCGGCGTAACTACATTGCACAAACATTCTTACAACAATTTAGATAACCTTCCGGATTTAACCTTAAAGGCTGATTTAGTTGAGGGTAAAGTTCCCTCAACACAATTGCCAAGTTATGTTGATGATGTAGTTGAAGTTGCTAATTATGCGGCACTCCCCGTACCCGGAGAAACCGGTAAAATATATGTTACCTTGGATGATAATAAAACCTATCGTTGGAGCGGTTCGGGTTATGTGGTTATTTCCGCGTCGCTAGCTTTAGGAGAAACGAGCTCTACAGCTTACCGCGGGGATAGAGGTAAAACTGCATACGACCATAGCCAAGTAACCCATGATAAAGCATTAGTAGGTCTTGGCAATGTTGATAACACTAGCGATTCCACAAAGAACAGCGCAACGGCAACTTTAACAAATAAAACTCTTTCCGCGCCAATTATAACCGGAGCAACAAACATAACTGATGCTATCTTTAATCGCGCGGTGCATAGTAAGGGTGATGAAGGTGGTTATCGGTTAGATGGAGTGGATGATTTAGTAACCATACCAGATAATGATAACTTGGATTTTGGTATAGGTGATTTTAGTATAGTCTTAAATATCAGAACTGGCTCGGATATTACCAGTCAGCAAAGGGTCATATCCAAATCTTTTACTAACGGTTATGCTGTATCAATACTAAGTGGCAAACTTTTCGTAGCTATCGGTGGTACAACTAATCTTTTATCTTACGACATACAAGCAAATAAACTCTATCACATAGTTGTTGTCAGAAGTGATACAAACCAAGCATCTGTATATATCAACGGGGCAGTAGCTGTTGCGGGGAGTGTAGATGGGGGGAGTATAACTAATGGCGATATTCTGGCTTTCGGCAGACGTAATACTTCGGCTGTTGATTACTTTAGGGGAACGATATATTCTTCACAACTTTTCAACCGAGCCTTAACACAATCTGAAGTTCTTGCTTATTACAACAACGGTTCACCAACTGAATATAGTATGCCTTATGCAGATAGAGGGGCGAGTAATACAAACTTAATTGGTGCATTAAACTTCGCAAGCGGATGGAGCTTAAATTCTGGAGTCAGCGTTGATAACGCAAGCCAGTACACTTCAACGGGGAATGGTGGCGTTTATAGGAATATAGGTATCACAACATCCAATTTCTTTAAAATATTTAGAATTAGGTTAGCTGGTACAACAACGGCAACAAGTATTAAGCTGGGCAGAATTAATTCATCAGCCTTTTATTACATAGAGGGACTGACTGGTTCTTTCGATACAACGTTTACATTCGTTGGGAATGGTCTTAGTTACGGGATGGCTTTAGAGAACGTAGGGGCTGGCACAACTAATATAACAACCTTTGAAGTTATTACCATCGGCAACGTACTCGACTTACAGCCACAATGGGCAGGCCAATTCGGCTGGATTGACAATAGCGGGAATAGGTTGCATGGGCAAACATCAGGAAGCCCGATAGCATTAGCTGTTGGGGTAAATGCAAACTACAAAGATATTAAAACAGCGATAACAGGTAATACCACACTTACAAATGTTATTCCCAAAGAGTATCGAATACGTGGGATATTAGTTAATAACACAACAGCTAACGCAGTAACAATTAGCATCGGGACAAGTAGCGGAGGGACCCAAGTGGTTAATGCTAAGGCGTGCGGTGCTGGGCTTACTTTTATCAATGACGCAGAAATACTTGCAAAGATATTTAGTTTGACCGCAGACCAAACACTATTCGTTCATTCGGCAAATTGGAATAGTAGCTCAATTAACGTTGAATTTTCTTTAAGTAAATATTAG